From the genome of Candidatus Aminicenantes bacterium, one region includes:
- a CDS encoding LON peptidase substrate-binding domain-containing protein, with translation MDRLNSKELVLPLIPLRELVAFPNVIVPILVGRDKSVNALKASQAQYGGYIFLAAQKNQATESPAIEEIYEIGTIARIEKSAEQNNGSFRLVVQGLKRGQILRYAGSDDFYLVRLSVLEGINETGKDLLELSRNLIALFEEYINLKRVRLPGIMTRLKPSQLADASDIIISIINIPLKIKQTLLEELNSYTRSVRVFNILKKEVLLLRSQRDLEPGLKREEGQESDYDEYKKKIAAARLPEYVKTRADEELERLAAMPPYSAESTVSRYYLDWLLAIPWNKFKKENKDIKRAAQILDEDHYGLVKVKDRILDYLAVRLLVKKSEGEIICFVG, from the coding sequence ATGGATCGCCTGAACAGCAAGGAACTGGTGTTGCCCCTCATCCCGCTGCGGGAGCTGGTCGCATTTCCCAACGTCATCGTGCCGATCCTGGTCGGCCGCGACAAGTCGGTCAACGCCCTGAAGGCGTCGCAGGCCCAGTACGGCGGATACATTTTCCTGGCCGCCCAGAAGAACCAGGCCACCGAGTCGCCGGCGATCGAGGAGATCTACGAGATCGGCACCATCGCCCGGATCGAGAAATCGGCCGAGCAGAACAACGGCAGTTTCCGCCTCGTCGTCCAGGGCTTGAAAAGGGGTCAGATCCTGCGCTATGCCGGCAGCGACGATTTCTACCTGGTGCGGCTGAGCGTTCTGGAGGGCATCAACGAGACCGGCAAGGACTTGCTGGAGCTTTCACGCAATCTGATCGCCTTGTTCGAGGAATACATCAACCTGAAACGGGTGCGCTTGCCGGGCATCATGACCCGCCTCAAACCCAGCCAGCTCGCCGACGCCTCCGACATCATCATCTCGATCATCAACATCCCGCTGAAGATCAAGCAGACGCTGCTAGAGGAATTGAACTCCTACACCCGCAGCGTCCGCGTCTTCAACATCCTGAAGAAGGAAGTGTTGTTGCTGCGCAGCCAGCGCGACCTCGAACCCGGCCTCAAGCGCGAGGAAGGGCAGGAGAGCGATTACGACGAGTACAAGAAGAAAATCGCGGCGGCCCGGCTGCCCGAATACGTCAAGACCCGGGCCGACGAGGAGTTGGAGCGCCTGGCGGCCATGCCCCCCTACTCGGCCGAAAGCACGGTCTCGCGCTACTACCTCGACTGGCTGCTGGCCATTCCCTGGAACAAGTTCAAGAAGGAAAACAAGGACATCAAGCGCGCCGCCCAGATCCTGGACGAGGACCACTACGGCCTGGTCAAGGTCAAGGATAGGATCCTGGATTACCTGGCCGTGCGCTTGCTGGTCAAGAAGTCCGAGGGGGAGATCATCTGCTTCGTCGGG